In Rahnella aquatilis CIP 78.65 = ATCC 33071, one DNA window encodes the following:
- a CDS encoding type B 50S ribosomal protein L31, which yields MKPAIHPAYRTVVFHDTSADEYFKVGSTISTDRTIELEGATYPYITIEVSSASHPYYTGKQKEYSKEGSTARFNQRFGSFLGKK from the coding sequence ATGAAACCCGCTATTCATCCTGCGTACCGCACTGTGGTTTTTCACGACACCAGTGCTGACGAATACTTCAAAGTCGGCTCCACCATCTCGACGGACCGCACCATTGAACTGGAAGGGGCAACCTACCCGTATATCACCATTGAAGTGTCTTCAGCCTCTCACCCTTACTACACCGGTAAGCAGAAAGAGTATTCCAAAGAAGGCAGCACAGCGCGATTCAATCAACGCTTCGGCAGCTTCCTCGGTAAGAAATAA
- the ykgO gene encoding type B 50S ribosomal protein L36: MQVLSSLRSAKKRHPDCRVVRRKGRIYVICKSNPRFKAVQGKKKKR, translated from the coding sequence ATGCAGGTTCTGAGTTCATTACGTTCAGCGAAAAAACGTCATCCGGATTGTCGCGTAGTCCGCCGAAAAGGCAGGATCTATGTAATTTGCAAAAGTAATCCACGTTTTAAAGCCGTACAGGGCAAGAAGAAAAAACGTTAA
- a CDS encoding metal ABC transporter substrate-binding protein, translating into MKVLPISLAVAALLSSPLAMAKTVNAVASFSILGDIVQEVGGDHVKVTTLVGPDGDPHSFEPSPKDSKAINSSDVVFVSGLGLEGWIDRLVTASGYKGHLVTASQGVNSRKMEEDGKQITDPHAWNSMANGVIYATNVMNALIKVDPEDADYFRQRGAAYIEQLQKLDAWAKTEFTGIPQSKRKVLTSHDAFGYFGQEYHVSFMAPVGFSTEAEASASGVASLIKQIKAEKVKTYFIENQTDPRLVKQIAAASGAEPGGELYPEALSGPKGPATTYVKAFKHNVETIVASMK; encoded by the coding sequence ATGAAAGTATTACCTATATCACTCGCAGTAGCTGCCCTGCTGTCGAGCCCGCTGGCGATGGCTAAAACCGTCAATGCGGTAGCCAGCTTTTCAATTCTTGGGGACATCGTTCAGGAAGTCGGAGGTGATCATGTGAAAGTCACGACGTTAGTCGGGCCGGACGGTGATCCGCACAGCTTCGAACCTTCGCCTAAAGACAGCAAAGCCATCAATTCATCGGATGTTGTTTTTGTCAGCGGCCTGGGGCTGGAAGGGTGGATCGATCGCCTGGTGACTGCGTCGGGTTATAAAGGTCATCTGGTGACAGCGTCGCAAGGCGTAAACTCACGCAAAATGGAAGAAGACGGTAAACAAATCACCGACCCGCATGCGTGGAACAGTATGGCGAATGGCGTGATTTATGCCACTAACGTAATGAATGCGCTGATTAAAGTGGATCCGGAAGATGCGGATTATTTCCGTCAGCGTGGCGCTGCTTATATTGAACAGTTGCAAAAGCTGGATGCATGGGCAAAAACTGAATTTACCGGTATCCCGCAGTCAAAACGTAAAGTGCTGACCAGCCATGATGCTTTCGGCTATTTTGGTCAGGAATATCACGTCAGTTTTATGGCACCCGTGGGTTTTTCTACTGAAGCTGAAGCAAGTGCCAGCGGTGTGGCCTCTCTGATTAAGCAGATTAAAGCGGAGAAAGTGAAAACTTACTTTATCGAAAATCAGACCGACCCGCGTTTGGTTAAACAAATCGCAGCAGCCAGCGGTGCTGAGCCTGGTGGTGAGTTATACCCTGAAGCATTGTCCGGGCCGAAAGGGCCAGCGACAACGTACGTGAAAGCGTTTAAGCATAACGTTGAGACGATTGTCGCCAGCATGAAATAA
- a CDS encoding metal ABC transporter permease, whose translation MMLFHLLADPFIEFGFMRRALIACIALSISATPLGVFLLLRRMSLVGDALSHAVLPGAAIGYLISGMSLVAMGIGGFIAGLAVAMLSGLVSRRTQLKEDASFAGFYLGSLALGVTLVSLRGSSVDLLHVLFGSILAIDSSAMIMVGIIASLSLLVLACIYRALVIESFDSLFLRVSAGKWLAAIHGIFLALVVINLVAGFQILGTLMSVGLMMLPAASARFWARDLPHTLLSAMIIGAIASVVGLVWSYYASLPAGPAIVLSATVIFFISVLFGKRGGMLTASRS comes from the coding sequence ATGATGCTTTTTCATTTGCTTGCCGATCCTTTTATTGAATTCGGCTTCATGCGCCGGGCTTTGATTGCCTGCATCGCATTATCAATCAGCGCCACGCCATTAGGCGTTTTCCTGTTATTACGCCGGATGAGTCTGGTGGGAGATGCGCTTTCGCATGCTGTATTACCCGGCGCAGCGATTGGCTATCTGATCTCCGGGATGTCGCTGGTCGCTATGGGAATTGGCGGTTTTATCGCAGGTCTGGCTGTTGCGATGCTCTCCGGGCTGGTCAGTCGCCGTACACAATTAAAAGAAGATGCCAGTTTCGCCGGTTTCTATCTTGGCTCTCTGGCGCTTGGTGTCACGCTGGTTTCCCTGCGCGGTTCGAGCGTTGATCTTTTACATGTGCTGTTCGGCTCAATTCTTGCTATCGATTCCTCCGCCATGATTATGGTCGGCATTATCGCCAGCCTCTCTTTACTGGTTCTGGCATGCATTTATCGCGCACTGGTCATTGAATCATTTGATTCGCTATTCCTGCGCGTCAGCGCGGGGAAATGGCTGGCAGCGATCCATGGCATTTTCCTGGCGCTGGTAGTGATCAATCTGGTGGCGGGTTTCCAGATCCTCGGGACCCTGATGTCTGTCGGGCTGATGATGTTACCTGCCGCCAGTGCCCGTTTCTGGGCCCGCGATCTGCCTCATACCTTACTGAGCGCGATGATTATTGGTGCGATTGCCAGCGTAGTAGGACTCGTCTGGTCTTATTACGCCTCGCTGCCCGCCGGGCCTGCGATAGTGCTGAGTGCGACAGTGATTTTCTTTATTTCGGTTTTATTTGGAAAGCGGGGCGGGATGTTAACCGCCTCGCGAAGTTAA
- a CDS encoding metal ABC transporter ATP-binding protein: MIFVNNVEVGYDRQAVAMPLNGQFRSGSLTAIIGANGAGKSTFLKTLAGLQQAVTGNITFTGGKRPRLAYLPQQAELDRGFPISVFDLVAMGCWPQSGLFGGINRQSAIAVDKALETVGMTEMSHLPVGSLSGGQLQRTLFARLLVQQAPLIMLDEPFTGIDTQTTDLLLKVIAKWHQEGKTVIAVLHDISMVARHFPHVLYLSAQQNLWGSAQDVLGHFPHQAHACITTEPFSLTTGVANS, translated from the coding sequence ATGATTTTTGTTAATAATGTCGAAGTGGGGTATGACCGTCAGGCGGTGGCCATGCCGCTAAACGGACAATTCAGGTCGGGCTCCCTGACGGCTATCATCGGCGCCAATGGTGCCGGCAAATCCACCTTTCTTAAAACACTGGCCGGTTTGCAGCAGGCTGTGACGGGCAATATTACCTTCACTGGCGGAAAACGTCCCCGGCTGGCGTACTTGCCGCAACAGGCTGAGTTGGATCGCGGTTTCCCTATCAGCGTATTTGATCTGGTCGCGATGGGATGCTGGCCGCAAAGTGGGTTATTCGGTGGCATAAACCGACAGTCTGCAATAGCCGTTGATAAGGCGCTGGAGACAGTGGGCATGACGGAAATGTCGCACCTGCCCGTGGGGTCGCTTTCCGGCGGACAATTGCAACGGACGCTGTTTGCCCGCTTACTGGTTCAACAGGCACCTCTTATTATGCTTGATGAACCGTTCACGGGTATCGACACTCAAACCACCGATTTGTTGTTAAAAGTCATCGCGAAATGGCATCAGGAAGGCAAAACCGTCATCGCGGTTTTGCATGATATTTCGATGGTTGCCCGACACTTTCCCCATGTGCTTTATCTCAGCGCGCAGCAGAATTTATGGGGAAGTGCGCAGGATGTTCTCGGTCATTTTCCTCATCAGGCGCATGCCTGTATTACGACAGAACCGTTCTCCCTGACGACGGGAGTCGCAAATTCATGA
- the tomB gene encoding Hha toxicity modulator TomB: protein MDEYSPKRHDIAQLRYLNETLYDEGIATLGDSHHGWVNDPTSAVNLQLNELIEHIASFVMSFKIKYPDDNHLSDLVEEYLDDTYTLFSNYGINDSDLRQWQKTKKRLFRMFSGDYICTLMKT from the coding sequence ATGGATGAGTACTCGCCTAAGCGGCACGATATCGCTCAGTTACGCTACCTGAATGAAACGCTGTACGATGAAGGGATTGCGACACTGGGTGACAGTCATCACGGTTGGGTTAACGATCCGACTTCAGCTGTTAACCTGCAACTCAATGAACTGATTGAGCACATTGCATCCTTTGTGATGAGTTTTAAAATTAAGTATCCGGACGATAACCATTTAAGTGACCTGGTTGAAGAGTATCTGGATGATACCTACACCCTGTTCAGTAATTATGGAATTAACGATTCTGATTTGCGCCAATGGCAAAAGACCAAGAAGCGGTTATTCAGAATGTTCTCAGGGGACTACATCTGTACCCTAATGAAGACATGA
- a CDS encoding HHA domain-containing protein, with amino-acid sequence MNKIDYLMRLRKCTTIDTLERVIEKNKYELSDDELELFYSAADHRLAELTMNKLYDKIPVSVWKFVR; translated from the coding sequence ATGAACAAAATCGACTATTTGATGCGTTTACGTAAATGCACCACTATCGATACACTTGAACGTGTTATTGAGAAAAATAAGTATGAACTGTCCGACGACGAGCTGGAATTGTTTTACTCGGCAGCTGACCATCGTTTAGCGGAGCTAACGATGAACAAGCTGTACGATAAAATCCCGGTGTCAGTCTGGAAATTTGTACGCTGA
- a CDS encoding LysR family transcriptional regulator translates to MMSEPWRRLPALSLKQIQYFVTLAQLRSFTDTANRLAISQPALSSALRQIESVLGGKLLNRTAQGVSLTEQGEAVLPYAERLLNTAHSVFDDMQQIMRQGGDGTLRIGLVPSVSTLLFPVVPQLLAEYFPDMRVEFHDLTNDALLLELDNGSVDFGIGATDSTVPGTLAVYPLLEDPFVAVIRRDDPLSQGHNIPWRQLLKRDIALFSKGNVSRLVTSLSESHRLNLRVNYRVDFQETLYGLVRSRLALAILPELYTATLNDNELTVIHLQQPTLSRTVAMMRKPAPLRSPKTEQCFQFLLQAFHQQIKEKAESLNDQI, encoded by the coding sequence ATTATGTCTGAACCCTGGCGCCGGCTGCCTGCCCTTTCCCTCAAGCAAATTCAATATTTTGTGACGCTGGCGCAACTGCGCAGTTTTACCGATACGGCGAATCGGCTGGCAATCAGTCAGCCCGCGCTGAGCAGCGCGCTTCGGCAAATTGAATCGGTATTAGGGGGGAAATTACTCAACCGGACGGCACAGGGAGTGAGCCTGACTGAACAGGGTGAGGCTGTTTTGCCCTATGCAGAACGCTTATTGAATACCGCACATAGCGTTTTCGATGATATGCAGCAAATTATGCGTCAGGGCGGGGATGGCACATTACGTATTGGATTAGTGCCTTCGGTCAGCACGTTGTTATTTCCGGTGGTTCCACAATTACTGGCGGAATATTTCCCTGATATGCGTGTGGAGTTCCATGACCTGACGAACGACGCATTATTACTGGAACTGGATAACGGATCGGTGGACTTTGGTATCGGTGCAACAGACAGTACGGTGCCGGGAACGCTGGCTGTTTATCCGCTACTGGAAGATCCTTTTGTGGCTGTTATCAGACGAGATGATCCGCTTTCTCAAGGTCATAATATTCCCTGGCGGCAACTGCTGAAAAGAGATATTGCATTGTTTTCAAAAGGGAATGTCAGCAGGCTGGTGACATCACTCAGTGAGAGTCATCGTCTGAATTTACGGGTGAATTATCGCGTGGATTTTCAGGAGACGTTATATGGACTGGTGCGCTCGCGCCTGGCATTAGCAATATTACCAGAGTTATATACTGCAACCCTTAACGATAATGAATTAACGGTGATTCATTTGCAGCAGCCAACATTAAGCAGAACGGTGGCGATGATGCGCAAACCTGCACCATTACGTTCACCCAAAACGGAACAATGTTTTCAGTTTCTCTTGCAAGCATTTCATCAGCAGATCAAAGAGAAAGCAGAAAGCCTTAACGACCAGATATAG
- a CDS encoding adenine deaminase, which yields MTDSIASRPLRQRAINAALGRIPFDRLLVNARVIDMVTGEIREADVGITGNMIASVHPRGKFRQAENVDDLSGNYLSPGLIDTHVHIESSHLPPEKYAEIVVAQGTTTVFWDPHELANVLGVAGVQYAVQSSRHLPLRVICAAPSSVPSTPGLEMSGADFRGQEMQTMLSWPEIAGVAEVMDMYGVLNGSERMLEILEAGLNSGKLIEGHARGLKDEQLQAYLAAGVTSDHELTSAEDALEKLRAGLTLQIRGSHPYLLPDIATALLALPHLSSQITLCTDDVPPDHLLEKGGLIALIKLLISYGLRAEDVLRMATFNAAIRMQRADLGLIAAGRTADIIAFDSLENLHPRAVYVGGTCVARQGKLLFTPAAASGVVPPRDTLRLPPLNAGDFRLKIPGLNNGKARLRNIKGARFTQWSEVTVAVRNGAAEIPEGFSLIWVQHRHGRHDATPKMALLEGWGELRGAIATSYSHDSHNLVVIGRDPADMVVAANQLIASGGGMALSQHGKLLANIDMPIAGMLSDLPATELAKQFKNLRELSALIADWEPPYRVFKAIEGTCLACNAGPHLTDLGLTDGGLREIVNPVLEIWPEETEHEQNHPA from the coding sequence ATGACCGACAGCATCGCCTCCCGGCCCCTGCGCCAGCGGGCCATTAACGCTGCACTGGGAAGGATCCCTTTCGACCGCCTTCTGGTTAATGCCCGCGTTATCGACATGGTCACCGGCGAAATTCGCGAAGCCGATGTCGGTATCACCGGCAATATGATTGCCAGCGTTCATCCGCGCGGGAAGTTCAGGCAGGCTGAAAATGTTGATGACTTATCAGGAAATTACCTTTCTCCCGGCCTTATCGATACGCACGTTCACATTGAAAGCTCGCATTTACCACCGGAAAAATATGCAGAAATCGTCGTTGCTCAGGGCACGACAACGGTATTTTGGGATCCGCATGAACTGGCGAATGTACTGGGGGTAGCCGGTGTGCAGTACGCCGTCCAGTCCAGCCGTCATCTGCCATTACGCGTAATATGTGCTGCCCCTTCCAGCGTGCCCTCAACGCCGGGCTTAGAGATGTCCGGCGCAGATTTCCGGGGTCAGGAAATGCAGACAATGCTTAGCTGGCCGGAAATTGCAGGTGTCGCCGAAGTAATGGATATGTATGGCGTACTCAATGGCAGCGAGCGAATGCTGGAAATCCTCGAGGCCGGATTAAACAGTGGAAAGCTGATTGAAGGCCATGCACGCGGCCTTAAAGATGAACAGTTGCAGGCGTATCTGGCCGCCGGTGTGACGTCAGATCACGAACTGACGTCGGCTGAAGATGCGCTGGAAAAGTTGCGTGCCGGCCTGACGCTGCAAATTCGCGGCTCGCATCCTTATCTTCTGCCTGATATCGCAACCGCTTTGCTCGCCCTTCCCCATCTTTCATCACAAATAACATTGTGTACTGACGACGTACCGCCCGATCATCTGCTGGAAAAAGGCGGGCTGATCGCCCTAATCAAGCTCCTGATTTCCTACGGATTACGTGCAGAAGATGTACTACGCATGGCAACGTTTAATGCCGCCATCCGCATGCAACGTGCAGATTTAGGACTGATTGCCGCAGGCCGTACGGCAGATATTATCGCGTTTGACTCACTGGAAAATCTTCATCCGCGTGCGGTATATGTTGGCGGAACCTGTGTGGCCCGGCAAGGCAAGCTGCTGTTCACCCCTGCCGCTGCAAGCGGAGTGGTTCCTCCCCGAGACACCCTGCGTTTACCGCCCCTGAACGCCGGTGATTTCCGGCTGAAAATTCCGGGGCTGAATAATGGCAAAGCGCGGTTGCGTAATATTAAAGGCGCGCGCTTTACGCAATGGAGTGAAGTCACCGTTGCCGTACGGAATGGCGCAGCAGAGATCCCGGAGGGCTTCAGCCTGATTTGGGTTCAGCATCGCCACGGTCGCCACGACGCCACACCGAAAATGGCATTACTCGAAGGCTGGGGAGAGTTACGCGGAGCCATTGCGACCTCTTACTCGCACGATTCCCATAATCTGGTGGTTATCGGCCGGGATCCAGCCGATATGGTGGTTGCAGCCAATCAGCTGATTGCCAGCGGCGGCGGTATGGCGTTGAGCCAGCATGGGAAATTGCTGGCCAATATCGATATGCCGATTGCCGGAATGTTGTCTGATTTACCGGCCACAGAATTAGCGAAGCAGTTTAAAAACCTGCGCGAACTCAGTGCCCTGATCGCCGACTGGGAACCGCCTTATCGCGTTTTTAAAGCCATCGAAGGGACTTGTCTGGCGTGTAATGCCGGCCCGCATCTGACCGACTTAGGGCTCACGGATGGCGGATTGCGTGAAATCGTCAATCCGGTTCTGGAAATCTGGCCGGAAGAAACTGAGCACGAACAAAACCACCCGGCGTAA
- a CDS encoding NCS2 family permease translates to MSESSVKNVTVSADESWIQRRFHLHQRQTKIKTECLAGITGFLAAAYLLVVIPGLLAVSGMDKGAATTGVILVFVLGSLLMAFYANLPFMVGPGIGGSVLVGITLAGDGITWPIALGIACWSGILFFVMTVFGLREVVTRSVPQSIKLGLTASIGIFVALLGFRNAGLVMANAKTHALALGDFTAPGALIALLGLLVAVGLQARKVPGAILWAILLATLAGIPFGVTHLPGQWISLPHSVAPLLGKVDLIGAINIAFLPFLFIFFASEFFSTMGTTLAVGGEAGLLDEHGNMKHINRPFMVDSIAAALGPIVGIPAATALIESSAAAEAGGKTGLTALAAAIMFMLMLLFTPIALMIPKEATAPALILIGLNMFSNLRKVDLANFTDALPVLMMVMITLISNSFGTGIAGGLLFYVIIKVVAGKAREVPVGLYILAIPLVYYFATLVHH, encoded by the coding sequence ATGTCCGAAAGTTCTGTGAAAAATGTTACCGTCTCAGCTGACGAAAGCTGGATACAACGCCGCTTCCATCTGCACCAGCGCCAGACCAAAATTAAAACGGAATGTCTGGCAGGCATCACCGGTTTTCTTGCGGCGGCGTATTTACTGGTGGTGATCCCCGGTTTACTGGCCGTCAGCGGTATGGATAAAGGCGCAGCTACCACCGGCGTGATCCTGGTATTTGTGCTGGGTTCTCTGCTGATGGCCTTTTACGCCAACCTGCCCTTTATGGTCGGGCCGGGCATTGGCGGCTCGGTGCTGGTCGGTATTACGCTAGCGGGCGACGGCATTACCTGGCCCATCGCGCTAGGTATTGCATGCTGGTCGGGGATTTTATTTTTCGTGATGACGGTGTTTGGCTTGCGTGAAGTGGTCACCCGTTCTGTTCCGCAGTCGATCAAGCTTGGACTGACCGCTTCTATTGGTATTTTCGTTGCGCTGCTCGGCTTCCGCAATGCGGGATTGGTAATGGCAAATGCCAAAACACACGCGCTGGCTCTGGGAGATTTTACCGCGCCGGGTGCATTAATTGCGCTTCTTGGTCTGCTGGTCGCCGTGGGCTTACAGGCACGTAAAGTACCGGGTGCCATTTTGTGGGCCATTTTGCTGGCGACGCTGGCGGGCATACCCTTTGGTGTCACGCATTTGCCTGGGCAATGGATCTCCCTGCCGCATTCTGTTGCTCCGTTGTTGGGCAAAGTCGATCTAATCGGTGCCATCAACATCGCCTTTCTGCCATTCCTGTTTATCTTTTTCGCCTCAGAATTCTTCTCGACGATGGGCACCACCCTGGCTGTCGGTGGTGAGGCCGGATTGCTCGATGAACACGGCAATATGAAACACATCAACCGGCCTTTCATGGTGGATTCCATTGCTGCGGCGCTGGGTCCGATCGTCGGGATCCCTGCCGCCACCGCGCTGATCGAATCCTCCGCGGCTGCCGAAGCGGGCGGGAAAACGGGCCTGACCGCGCTGGCAGCAGCCATAATGTTTATGCTGATGCTGTTATTTACCCCGATTGCGCTGATGATCCCGAAAGAGGCAACCGCACCGGCACTGATTCTGATTGGCCTGAACATGTTCAGTAATTTACGAAAAGTAGACTTAGCTAATTTTACCGATGCGTTGCCAGTACTGATGATGGTGATGATTACGCTGATTTCCAACAGCTTTGGTACCGGTATCGCCGGCGGGCTGCTGTTTTACGTCATCATAAAGGTGGTTGCCGGAAAAGCACGTGAAGTGCCTGTTGGCCTTTATATTTTGGCGATCCCGCTGGTGTATTATTTTGCGACGCTGGTTCATCACTGA
- a CDS encoding MGMT family protein, whose translation MSEPDNFRQRVFQIIAAIPAGQVTTYGNVAQLAGSPRAARQVGGVLKKLPEGSTLPWHRVINRHGEISLQGEDFKRQRQALLAEGITFKKGKVDLEKYGWKW comes from the coding sequence ATGTCGGAACCCGATAACTTTCGCCAGCGCGTATTTCAGATTATCGCCGCCATCCCGGCCGGGCAAGTCACAACTTACGGTAACGTCGCACAGCTGGCCGGTTCACCGCGCGCAGCGAGACAGGTCGGTGGCGTACTCAAGAAACTGCCGGAAGGCAGTACCCTTCCCTGGCATCGGGTGATTAACCGGCACGGCGAAATATCCCTGCAGGGTGAAGACTTTAAACGTCAGCGTCAGGCGCTGCTGGCCGAGGGCATTACGTTTAAGAAAGGCAAAGTGGATTTAGAGAAATATGGCTGGAAATGGTGA
- a CDS encoding YbaY family lipoprotein: protein MKLWQIVGGTALSLTLAGCAQHHEAPAQQPPVNTAASPVTQPAITGPNVSGSVFINQRVALPPDAVLTVTLSDASVADQPSRVISQKVARTQGKQAPFTFILPYNPQEISPDARILLSAAVTINGQMTFITDSIKEVINHGQGTRADLQLVPVVAVPVATKPSALGPMTNPSNPGLGTSPAPVSTVPAQPMTY from the coding sequence ATGAAACTTTGGCAGATAGTAGGTGGAACCGCGCTGTCTCTGACTCTTGCCGGATGCGCACAGCATCATGAGGCACCCGCGCAGCAACCTCCTGTGAATACGGCGGCCAGTCCGGTCACTCAACCTGCGATTACCGGCCCGAATGTATCGGGTAGCGTGTTCATCAATCAGCGTGTAGCTTTGCCACCAGATGCAGTCCTGACGGTGACATTGTCTGATGCTTCGGTGGCGGATCAGCCATCCCGCGTGATTTCGCAAAAAGTGGCGAGAACTCAGGGTAAACAGGCACCGTTTACCTTCATCCTGCCGTATAACCCGCAGGAGATTTCTCCTGACGCGCGTATTCTTCTGAGTGCTGCGGTTACCATCAATGGTCAGATGACTTTCATCACTGATTCCATTAAAGAAGTGATTAATCATGGCCAGGGTACACGTGCTGATCTGCAACTTGTCCCTGTTGTCGCCGTTCCTGTAGCCACCAAACCAAGTGCTTTGGGGCCAATGACCAACCCGTCAAATCCTGGGCTGGGCACGTCACCTGCACCAGTAAGTACGGTACCAGCGCAACCGATGACCTATTGA
- the tesB gene encoding acyl-CoA thioesterase II, whose protein sequence is MNQALKNLLDLLDLEKIEEGLFRGQSEDLGLRQVFGGQVVGQALYAAKQTVPAERGIHSFHSYFLRPGDSSKPIIYDVEILRDGNSFSARRVKAVQHGKPIFYMTASFQSQESGFEHQNTMPDVPPPETLVSEADIAKNLAHLIPEKFREKFIGHKPIEMRPVKFHNPLKGSVEEPHRAVWFRANGEMPDDLRIHQYLLGYASDFNFLPTALQPHGIGFLEPGMQVATIDHSMWFHRPFRMDDWLLYAVESTSASGARGFVRGQFYTRDGVLVASTVQEGVIRQRKPE, encoded by the coding sequence ATGAATCAGGCACTAAAAAATCTGCTGGATCTGCTTGATCTGGAAAAAATTGAAGAAGGACTGTTCCGTGGTCAAAGTGAAGATCTGGGCTTACGTCAGGTCTTTGGGGGTCAGGTTGTCGGCCAGGCATTGTACGCCGCTAAGCAGACTGTCCCGGCGGAACGCGGTATCCATTCTTTCCACAGCTACTTTTTGCGTCCGGGCGACAGCAGCAAACCCATCATCTATGACGTGGAAATCCTGCGTGACGGCAACAGTTTCAGCGCCCGACGCGTAAAAGCCGTGCAGCATGGCAAGCCGATTTTCTATATGACGGCGTCATTCCAGAGTCAGGAAAGTGGCTTTGAGCATCAGAACACCATGCCGGATGTGCCGCCACCAGAAACGCTGGTATCAGAAGCAGATATTGCTAAAAATCTGGCGCATCTGATACCAGAAAAATTCCGCGAAAAATTTATCGGCCATAAACCTATTGAAATGCGTCCGGTGAAATTTCATAACCCGCTGAAAGGAAGTGTCGAAGAACCTCACCGTGCGGTGTGGTTCCGCGCCAACGGTGAAATGCCTGATGATTTGCGAATTCATCAGTATTTGCTTGGCTATGCGTCTGACTTCAACTTCCTGCCAACGGCGCTGCAACCTCATGGTATTGGCTTCCTTGAACCTGGTATGCAGGTCGCAACCATCGACCACTCGATGTGGTTCCACCGCCCGTTCCGCATGGATGACTGGTTGCTGTATGCCGTCGAAAGCACCTCTGCCTCCGGTGCGCGTGGTTTTGTACGGGGACAGTTTTATACCCGCGATGGCGTACTGGTCGCCTCCACGGTCCAGGAAGGTGTTATTCGTCAGCGAAAGCCTGAATAA